agagaccatatggaaaacaatggaaaacataactacctgaactagacactcacatatgaaaaattttttttttaaataaaataaaaaagctacctaccccacctattctaaaattgaatgtaattggaaccacaacatttttttttacacctacatttgtaataaaggcacacctacatgtacatgtatcatgccGTTTGTGTAATCATAcactgtgtctatcttagtttaccAATAGTATGTTTTCTGCTGTActaaatatttcattctttgtttttattgcaGTATAAAGGTTTAGCTCCAATGTATTACAGAGGTGCAGCTGCAGCTGTTATCGTATATGATATCACAAGAGAGGTAAGCTGATATTGATTTGTATACCACATGCAAGCTATGTTGTACGTGTTCAAACAGAAACTATATTGAATTTACCTTGGTACCTTACCTTATATTGAATTTACCTTTACCTTGGttattctatgtcatgacaacctgtgGTTACATATTGTTTCTGGAGTGTTCAACATaggagtcaaaatgttccaaattgctattattttccccgatttttcataaactatgttCGGGGAGGGATTATTACATttttccacaatatttttcttcacagctagaaaatacttgtgacctaagatGTTTGTCACTTTTTGTATATTGACATGTAATGACAAGTTCTCCAAAAGTCTCTTGAATTTTCTTGgctaaaacaaaataacatattgtgtaaaaatatataatcctacaaacaaatatttctcACTTCAACTACAGTAGagctacattttatttcatgattctcatgttttttcaaaatatttgtaggACTTTACGATATTCTAAATAATATGAGTATTTATTGATggaatatacaaattatttacGCTACAAGAATGTTCACATGTAATCCCAGTGAATACATAcaactgaaatgaaatttaaatttaaaaaaattatttatttcagtaTGTGTTTTATAGTCTGCATGTTCCCTTTGTCTTTTACAGACTTCTTTCAAGGCTGTAAAAATGTGGGTGAGGGAGCTGGAACAGTTCGGCCCACAAGATGTAGTCCTTGCTATAGCAGGAAATAAGTTTGACTTGGAAGACCAAAGAGAGGTCAGTTGTGATGAAGCACGAAAGTATGCTGACCAGATTGGTGCTACATTTGTTGAAACAAGTGCCAAAACAGCCGCAAATGTTACACAGATATTTACAGCCATCAGTAAGTTCCTTTATTTGTCTTGATTGTAATGCTAGCTGAATGtgatataatatttacaatgtatgtatggtaaAGTATTATTGGAGATTACCAGTTTGGAATTAATGCATGTGCATGTTGTTGATAAATACACTGTGTTGAGACACACCAAATAATCATCATTAATActggtatgcaaatgagtgcacaatcattcaatgtacataaaataatgtatatacctagttgtatttttttcataaattagcTCCTTTGGATAAGCATATAATATTGtttgtaaaaataacataacCCCATGACAAGTAACTGCAGGTGTGACGTGTAAGAGTATTCatggtactacatgtacacttggGCTTTCAATGTTTtgtgctgcactttcactcattATAATCACAGTGAACACTGCAGGCACCCATGCATATATCTCAAGGGTATCACTGGCAGTCAcatatcatggggttctgtcataatatGTGAATTCATTGATATTTAAGGGAGAAAATGATGGGAGTGAAAACCTGAATGTAAGACTACATATGTATGTCGTAACTAACTGTATCCACTAGCAAATGACACTTCTCATCATAACGTGTAGCATGTCATAGTTTGCCAGAAACTGATTTATCTAGTGCAACTCATGATATTTTACTGCAATATATAGACTATATGTTAAAGGATGTATCAATCGGTGTCGACAAAACGCAGTcttcaactgtacatgtacatgtaggtgacaaATAAATAGTTCATGTATAATGTAGTGTGGTATTACATATCatcatatgtaccagagattactgaGTACAGTGTACTTTCACCAGTGCGCACGCATCCTAATTAtatttgcattgcagtgcaataccaaaaacattattgcatacttgtatgcaaatgagatgcAAATGAATGTTGAGTTGATGAACGAGTCGACTGTACATAAATCTTTGTATGATTGCAcggtatgatttttatggaaatttgatGTTGCGGATAAACATACTTGCATGGAATAATAACAGAATCCTGTGATGTATGAGTGGCAGTGttggtactcaggggtatttgcactcatgcttgcagtgtttcctgctacactttcacttgctacgcTCGTGAAAGTAaggccacagagaacacttgcactcacgtgtcatgAGGTTCTGTCAGATACTTTCTTAGGCCAATTGTATCAAGaatatttgtctattttgtTGATACTGATTGCCACATCCTTTTGGTGTTGTCTTTATTGCGGTAAAATACTGGATAGTTTATTTGTTGAGCTCAGAgatctgtgtcaaattttgaaTGGCTAAGCTTTTATGATGAGGTGTGTAGAATACATTTGCAGATATTTCATGCATACAACAAGTCATAGGTATACATCTAACTTTTTAATCGTTCTCATTTTCATTCTCACAGCACGAAAACTTCCAGCTGAAATCATAGTACAAAGTTCAGTAGTGAGGCCCACACCACCACCCCCACGTCAAAGCAAGCGGTCCTGTTGTCGATAATAAACTGCATGTACATAGATACTCATGGCATCAACACATCAAAGTAACAACTTTTTTCTTCGGAAGTATTTCAGAGGAATTTCCTACCTTTTGTGTTATTATCTACATTGAATCATTGTGCATGGCCGACATTCCTAACATCTTGACTTTGAACTCCTATGATTTTCCTCCTCACAGTTAGGAATCTTCCAGAAGTCTTGCATCCAGTCAAACCCCCTAGAATTCTCCCAGAACCAAACGATCCACCAAAGCGCTCTTGCTGTCGGCACTAAGGCATGTATGAAGTAATTAACTTGTACTAGGGCAGCTGTCATTCATAGATCCAACTAATGTAGGGGTCTATCATTGAATGCATGTCTGAGTGCTGGCTGGACATTACCTAAAAAGTACCATCATGCCCTCATCTTAAAACAgacatttgtgtatgttgttAATGAGGTGAACATGATGTTTTCTTGAAATGTCTTTGTAGAGTAGGTGCCttatgttgtaatttttgtAGGAAAATACTCACGTTATTTAATACATGAAGCAAAGATTAATGatcatgtttttgttacaaaagTTGTACTTATAATTCAAAACCACCATAAATCATACCTTTCCCAGCTTTACTTTGAGCCTCACATTAATCTTTTAAAAAAGCAACTTCTGCAAAACTGTAGCTgtctatacaaatgtatattggTACATATGTAGCTAGAACCAATTCATTCTGTATGCATGATTCCATTAAACCTTgctatatgttgttgttttggtcTTGCACTTTTGAAATTCCATAGCATGGTTTGATTTTTACATACTGGTATAGTGAGGATTCCAAAACTGTTGTACGATTAAAATGTTGGATTGTCTGTGTGGGTTTAATTTTTGCGATGATGCAGTGCAGGGGCTCTTTCGGAAATACGGTTCTagtaaaaatatgttttcatttgatattcCTATATATCCGTGTCATTTAAAATCATCCAAATTATAATAGAAATAGACCTGATTACCCACCCGTCAAATGTAAACTGCTTCATGCCATTCAATCAAATCTGGTCTCTGAACGCCTTGAgggtacatgtaatacagtacCGATCTGATCTACAATTTTCTCTCAGATAGAAACCTTTAATCATGTACATGCAACCTAGATGATTAGATAATAATGGAGAATATATCATTTATGGTTcaaagaatcaataggacagtacaatatagttactttggaacggtaaattggaaattaATGGGACATTCTGatccatctacatgtactacGGTCTgtgatcatgcaatgatttaattattcataatatgTAATTAACTCAttctgtgatcaaagtctgtaGTAGAAGGATTTAAATGTTGCATTCAATTTACCGTTCAAAAGTAACTATACTGTCCTGTTAGAGAATaagtatttcaaaatttaaaaaatgtgatatttactgataaataatttagttttatatattgtaattacatacatgtagaattcATCTTCAGATTCACCTTGCAAACAACATGATCgaatatttacacacacaaaaattcaAAAGCAAGACTTTCAAATCAAGAAGACATATTTTGGTTGAAAAGGTGACAAAATTAGATTTTGAATCCATTATGTAAATAATAGTGTATTTGTTTCCCCAGGCTTAAAATTATGAAACCCCTCTCTATTTGCTGTTGCATCAAAGGTGTCAAAAATGTTATCGgatgaaatgtaaaaatacTAACAGGTGGTAACTTACCATTCAAAAATCTTTTACAAAGTTGAATACCATAATCTAGATACTAGGGTTAATTAAGCAAGCAATAATTATAGAGTTGTGAAGACCTTTGGGCTTTGAAATGGTTAATTTTGCACTTGAACTGAAATCTTGGATGCTTCACAATGTCGAACCATTCAGTctagtttgtaattgtaggaCCTTCTATAAACTAGGTTGGTTTGTATTTTGAGTAATGCTTCAAGTTTGTGGTTACGTTTCTAGTCTCATAACATAGTAAGAATATGGAGCATTTGTTCTGTGACATGCATGGTAGTTTTGCAAAGCAGAAAAAGTCTTTCACCATTTCTTAGCTTAACCTAGACTGTGCCTCGGGATCGGTTTTCCTGAAAATCAGCGTTACTCAAAATTGTCCAAACTTTGCAATATGAAAGCTtgctggtccttttgaaataaggCAAGAAATGTttgggttcaccatcttgttttcaagagaATCGacaatcattcatttttttcaaagatgTAAGACAGTACCCAGTGGCtattttgaattctaaaatatcttaatttgatatcattttgaccttatttcaaaaatttgtatggtgaccccagatttcttttcttgattttaactgagaatgggttgatGTTTTTTGACTATAGTAACCACAAAAGTTACGATTTTCATTTCTATGGCACATACTAcatttactaagagatgaatCTGGTGCTTATCAATATTGAGCAATATTGGAATATGAAAGTTGGGTCTATGAAATCTTCTTATGAGTAAAacttattttcaaataaaaaaagcaGAATTCACTTATTTCATTGATTTCTTTAAACTGGAATTTTAACTTGCATGATTACTTTTTCATGTAGACTATGCAGGCAGGGGTATAAATCAAGGCTAAAACCTTTAGCATGTGACcaatttatatcaaaatcaCTTGAACAAAATGGTTATTTTTCTATAATTATTGGCTCATCTAAATGTAATCTAGATTCAAATCATATGAATAAATCTTATAAATggatatttgtcaaaattttggtGTAGAAAGTGATCATGATGATGGATATTTTTATAGAAATTGAGCTGcttatgtacatgaacacatatCTGATATAATCATGATTTAAAGGGATATAGAAAGAATCAATCACAGCTTGTCACTACACAGTGTGTAATTATACATATGCTTGTTGACCTCAAACTATGGATAGATTCAATCTCAGGAATATTGAAAATTACTATATTCTTGTATAAGCTGTTTTATCTATGATCATTATTGTGGTAGGGTCGGTACACATTGGCCTGGATAGTGTGGTTATTAGTGCATTCGTCTAGTAATTGGGAGGTCTTTGGTTCCCGAACTCAAGCCCAGCCCAGTCCAGCCATCCATCTAGTAATCAGGAGGTCTTCAGTTCCTACCCGAGGCCAGCCCAACTCGTCTAACTTTTCTCCTTCTCAACCATAGTGTCTTATTCATTACTATTTATAAGATGTATTTTTGTTCCCCAATTCAGAACCCAAGCATAACCTAAACAAAAAGGAACAAGTTTGTTAATTATCTAGAAGCAGGCAATGTTTGTCTTGAAGATATATCTGCATACTACTGTAGTTTATAGAGGTATCAAGTGCTTGTGCACTGAAATGTTCTGGTATGTGCAACCTTTTGAAATTAGTACTTACCCAGTGAAAATTATGACCACATAACAGGAGATTTAAGGAGAAATAAGATACATAATCCATGGCGACTTAGTTATACAAGTAGTAATCTTCTTTCCAAAGCTCCAGGCCACTTGATAATGTTGAAATTTAGTTCATAAATTAATGCCAGTATACTTCTGTTTTATATTTCCTCCATAAATGGTCATTGGGTCATTATTCTCTTCGGTTTCTTAATTTATACAACTTTAAAAGCATAAAGAGAACTTGGTATAGTGTTGGTAGCCAAGGTGTAATCTATTCATTATCGGATTTGATAACATCATTGGCTGTACGATATACATCATGTCGTTCTACCCCAACTAGACCTCTCTTTCATGTTTGTACTACTTCATACATCTGTGTCACAAAGATGAAAAGACGTGGGCCCCACTTTAACTTTGTGATTAGAAGTTCAAACAGCagacagtatgtacatgtagctgataCATCATATATACACAGTAGTTTGTGCGTCTGGTGATAAACGCAACTGTTATTCTGATAGTAATGCTTATCAATTATTTGTACTTGTTGATAGAATACCAGACTGTAACCAGAAACTTGTAGTCAGTAACAATAATCCTGACGTGGTCACTGTCTTTTACATGTACTCAACCTGAAGAGGGTTTTCATGTAATGTGAAGGTGGGTGGTCAGGGGAATTAACATGAATCTGCCTTGACATGGTCATGGTCATATTGACATCTCTTAACTCGTAactatatttgattggctgcaaccagAACTGGTTGCAATGTGCTTGAAATTGCCCCATCAGTACAGACATGAAGTGTTACCTTACAGCCTGGCATGACATGCTATATCTCACTGACTTATAACATCAGAGGATTATATTTTAAGACATTTCATGATGCTACAAGAATAATTAtagaaaatttacatgtaatggttaGGAAAGTAACAAAAACAGCCAATCAGATCATTCTATGTGTATTGAAATGATATAACAGGTGATAATAGGTCTCACTATTGGGTGGAATATTTATTTGGCTTGACAATGTTTCAAATTCACTTGGAAAGTACTATTATAATTCAATAAATACAGAATATATAGGACCAATTAATTGACCTTTTGTTgcattttttgttgaaaattgtgaattaaTTTAATAGACATATAGGATACTTTGCATTAATTCTACATTAATTCTCCATAATAGgatattaattttcattatttgtgaAAATAGTGCATTTTGTTGTCATATTTAGACCGATTTTCAAGTGTTGAATGATTTGTTTATCACTCTTTATTTAATGTTACAGAGGGAAAGAAAACTAATCTGTTCagaatgaaatgtaaattttctttgaaattaaGTCATATCtttagttttgaaatgttattaGGTTGTAGATATGATTTGTTTCATTTGTGAGGAGGTAATGGCAACctaattatatgtatgtttctCGTCTAGTAATAGATGGCATTACTTTGTAATTTAAGATATAAAAGGTtggtcaggtcatgagaaacataaaaatgaaagggCTGCCCTAAATGACATATCAATGTTCTCCCAAGCATCTCCTGCTTGACTGTACATGTAgccaaatttgcataatatatgtaaatttatgtatatttcatccAATTCATTGCCCATAATGATCTGCTCTAAATAAATACAAAAGCAGCTTGAGTCTTTGACCAGTTTCGAACCTAAGTGCTTAACTTTTTCGAGAAATTCATAATGATTGAACTTAAAAAATGTTCCAGAAAGACCCAGTAACATAAGGCATTCTTCTTAATCTCAGCTTACTTTTTTGATGCACATTCTTAAGCATAATAGCTTGGAACCCATTCCCAGTCTAAGGTATATCAGATCTCTATATAATATACTTATGCTTATTACATTTGAAGTATGTCAAAAATCAGGTGAAATTTTGTCCTTGGGAGAATCTTGATATTCATGTATGCACACTAGCTTTTATCTTCTTCGATATGATAGAGTACATGTGTGATCTTGTCTGACAGTTCGCTATATAGTCAGGAATTTGTATAACCAGTGTTGGACCTCTTACAAAAAGAAGtggcagtttttttttttaaatacatagaGATTTCACTTAGATCTCTGTGTCTTGCATAACAAGAATACCATTAACATtaaacatgtaatttgaaaGACCGAATGTAttgtgaatatatgtatttggcATTGTGCACTTAGTGTATTTAGCTGAAATATTGTTTGTGCCAAAATAAATCACCATGAGAATAGAATCACTGGTATAGCCTGAGTAACCACAACTTATAAAGATGGATTTATCTGCTTATTTGGAAATCTAAATTATTTGGGTATAAGTCAAAATGCTTTACAGCCAAGTAAAGTGTGAATTGTCTATCTCCTGAAGTTGTTGAGtgctaaaataaatatgttcacAGTACTAGAAATGCATTTTTGTCGAAATTGGGTTTTGAGACTAAACAAGATAATTTGCAACAATGTATGACTTGTATTTAATTAATAAGTTTATCATCTACCCAGTACTGTAAAGTTTACCAgcttttcaaataattttgacaCTGGCGATTGTTAACTTTCAACAACATTATGTATTTAATCCATACACACAACGCAATATGGTACATCATGTTATTTCATGTTAACGTTTTCAAATTCTTGGTTGCATAGAGGTATATCTcctacaatatatgtatttgaggaattttattttgtaattacttgagttattttattttcaactgTTCCGTAAACAGGGTGAGTACAGTGTGTTATGTGATGGAGTTTTAAGTGTAACTTTATGAACTTCTAAActgatttatcatttttttttttttgcgattAGTTGTTTAGACAGCTGAAAATTAGATTAAAATTTTGAGattgaaaatttgttgtttttacttcGTTTTGAACATCCTTTACATTTACCTTTTAGAAAGCCAGGCTTTTCtaatatcttttttattttgatgatatATATCAATCTTATGTTGATTTGATTATCTTTACTTGTTTCTTTGAAATAAGATTCTAGTGTCATCTCTTCTAATAGTTTCAATATCTCAAGAAGTGATCATGGTAGTTCTTTGGCTAAAGTATGATAGTTGATACTGAAATTCATCCcttaaataaacaatttaccTGAATCTCAGTCTGCTGTCCTCAGTTGCCATATTAAACCTCACTTCAGTGCACACCTTTTTCCagataacacacatacacacacatgtatatatatatatattatacagtgtatatatatatacatacacacacatatagctatgtatatgtatatatatatgtacacacacatactagtatatctatgtatatgcatataaatgtacacacacatatagctatgtatatgattgtatatatatatgacattcaGGATATATGTTATACTTAGATTATgacatttgtttttaatatagGATTGATTTGTGTCCCCTAAAAAAGCATGGATTTAAGCATGGAAATAtatgttatacttccatgagttaagtaattagtgaaaataacataacattaacGTTTGTGAATGTTATTCCAAAATTTAGGCTGCAGCCAAAGTGTTAGtgttacctcagaccactacgttagtggtctgaggtgttACTGAGAGACCTTACCATTATAGATTATGTGTCTCTAAAAAAGCAGGTATCTAGGTAATCAGTGCTAAAAATATGTTTGTCAATTTTGGAGCGAGCTGCTTTGAAAGTTTTACCCTAAGAAAATTTTACCATTTATATTGTGTGCAGTATTCCCAAATCTTGGAATTAGTCTATACAATCGAATTGACAATTTCTAAATCTTCAGTATTTATGTTGTAACATAGAAGAGATGGCACAAGAAATAGCAAGCTCCTACGCATCGCATCAATACGCATACTTATCGCTGTCATCAGTTGTAGCCATAATTAAATTGGCTTCTGATAGCAGTggtacttgaaatattcaaCCGGAAGCGGAAGTggtagtctgaaaggtccagtcaTTGGTCAGTTGATGTAACCACTGACTACCCATCGATGGTGGGCTACTAAGCGGAAACAAGGACTGGAACTTTCAGGTTATGGACGCGGATGAAGGGAGAGTTTCTGGTAGGAGCTTGCATAGAAGAGATGACACTAGGAATAAATCAACAGGTGTAAATTTTCTTTCTATAAGTATATTATTCTTCTGGAGTGCAATGTCTTATTTTTACACTTATACTTTGAACTTACCAACAGTGTTGTCATCAATATCGTAACTAGCTAATAAATGGAATGAATCAAGTAGTTTATAGAGTAACATAGATGGTAGTTAACATACTCAGTGTTGGTCAAATCGTATATTCACGTGAAACAGGTTTTCTACACCAACCAAATTGTTTTGTGATTCTCAAAGTCTTCAGTTCTTATTAAGGTGATGATTCATGTAGTGTCTTTGGGGTTTGAAGTCATTACTTcaaataattatcaaaaattcAGGGTAATAATTGAGGTCATCAGAAACAATAAAGATATATTATTACACCCAGCAAAACTGTTTTAATCTCAATATTTTCGTCGGAGATTATTTATAATAAGCAATATCTAAAAAGTTTCAAGCGGCACATGCTTGGTCATGAAACTAGCATTTGAAATAATCTATTTTTACAATGTTAAGTTATGCACTATGCAAATCAAAAGAGGTTAGACGAAGAATATAACAATGCAAGTTGACGTTTCGGATGGAATCAGTGAACGGAGATCTTGATCTGAGCTCATATTGCTACGAGGGGGCGTAAAAATAACAGTGGGTGGGTGAGAATCTTTGCAGAAACAACCAACTTCAGTGTAACGGTGATTAAAATATTCCTTTGTCTTGTAGGGCAAAGTCATAATGCATGATTAACGAGACAACGGGGGTAATCGGCGTGAGTCccatcatcgtaaaccacagcctcttttacggcaccgtccagaGGTGCAGTGTCGCGGTAGAAATAAcgtctggtttgcgagaatgcatgAGTCCTCGAAGTTTTATAATGACTACGTCACCCACGAAAATTACTTCCGACTTTTTAACCCAGGCCTGTACTTAAGGAAATTGTCTAAACAAGAATATTATGGTTGTTACTTTTTGCCGTGTTAATccaatcatggaagtataatacTTCCATGATCTAATAGTAATCAACAAATTAACATAACCCTGTCTGAAAACAATGAGTGTATAAGTTGGTATTCACCTCATCAGAAGAAGAGTATAGTGGTCCGAGTATTCACTCAACATATGAGTGAACTATTAACGTTACCTTCGTGATATCAGTCACAGCGTGACGTAAATCTGACATAGTGTATAAATCAAATTTCGTCGATGATTGAACCCAAGAAACAGACGTAAACACCACAGGCTTGTCCTTTGGTTGCAGATCATTTAGTACTGTCTCCATTTTGCGTTCTACATTGTACAGGTTAGCAAAACATTTCGATGTTTCGAAGTGTTGCACTAGCAACTGTTTCTATTATTTGAGAGGAGCACTGCTTAGCTATTCATTTATTGAAGGATATCGATACACCGCCAATCGTGCGTGGTATATATACgtggtgtgtatatatatatatgtgtgtgtgtgtgtgtgtgtgtgtgtgtgtacgactTCTCTCTTCGTCATGCTTGTCGCATCGAGCAATAGCAGAGCGCCCTCATGGTTGTGAACATCGCTTGCCGTTGAACATGCGGTTGGTCAAGTGCATGAAGTGCGTAACTAtgtttgtgacgtcacaataaTTCGGTCGTTCTTGAACTGGAAAATTAGCGAACACGCGTTCGTAGAACATGTCACCGTAAAATTATGCGAATCCTCTGCCAGTAACCACCACCTTCCAGGATCAAATTATGACACTTGATTTCTTTCTGGTCTGACGTGTATACGATAATGGTGGATGTGGAGAACGACCTATCGCCATTTGCTACAAGTACAGCAAAGTCAGTCAATGTTAACAATAAGAAGGAACATATGCATCTTCGAGATTTAGAAAGGTTTGTGAAAATTAATTGTTCgataaaaatacaacaacaattAATACGCAGAAATTGTTTATGGTTCGTTCAcactcccctccccccccccccccaagtcaCTGTGTCATGATCGTTGTactcattttggatttttaaaaaggAGGGCTAAATATTTTCTCTATAGATGTCCAAAACAGGTAAACAAACAGGAGAAAGCAAGCGATATTTTCAGTACGCCACTGGCGGGTAATCAGAAAGACGAAAGATTGCACAGTTTGGTCACTAGGAGCGCTGTTCAGAGAAAGTTTTGAAGTAGACCTTGTGAGCTCGAGTTTCCCCATAGTTGAGTACTAGTACTTTAGCCccctttgcaaaaaaaaacacacacacacaaaatacacatcatTTCGCAGTGTTTCAAGACAAAAGTTGGTTGTATTCTCGACCAGTAAATGATACTTCGTTTCAGATGATGTAATTTTGGGAGCTTACGTCACAGTTGCTCAGTTAGCCATATTTTTGGACTACCTACCTACTTAATTTACTTACATAGTCATGTTCTCTCTAGATCGTTAGCAAGTGCTTACAATGTTCAGAAGCATATATACAGGCAAGAAGAGAGAGATATAATGCGACAACTGGAAAGACTTCAGCGTGATAAAGAGAAGCGACACTCGCAATATCTCCTTGACGTACCTGGTGATAGCGCACTACCTCATATAGATCAACAGAAACAGGTATTGACCGATAATGAATTAACTATCACATTGTACAAACTATAGTTGGTCATCtctaatattcaaattatttttttctgaa
This portion of the Glandiceps talaboti chromosome 7, keGlaTala1.1, whole genome shotgun sequence genome encodes:
- the LOC144437841 gene encoding ras-related protein Rab-22A-like codes for the protein MSMREIKLCLLGDSGVGKSSLVQRFVSDTFNTHSQPTIGASFMSKTLVVDDQSYKFQIWDTAGQEKYKGLAPMYYRGAAAAVIVYDITRETSFKAVKMWVRELEQFGPQDVVLAIAGNKFDLEDQREVSCDEARKYADQIGATFVETSAKTAANVTQIFTAITRKLPAEIIVQSSVVRPTPPPPRQSKRSCCR